The Halorhodospira halophila SL1 genomic sequence CGCCGAGGAGGCCGAAGCCGATGCCGGTGCCGATGGCGCCGCCGGCGATCAGGATGCCCACGGTCAGGGCGGTCAGCCCCTGGACGTTAGCAATGAGCTCTGCGAGTTCCATGTGATTCCTCCCGGATTCTCAGTATCGAAAGTGAGGCAGTTTAATGTTCTTCATACGCCATGGCCAGATAGACCACGGTGAGCATCATGAAGATGAAGGCCTGAAGCGGCACGACCAGGATGTGGAAGATCGCCCAGGGGGTACCGAGCGCCCACTGGATCCACCACGGCAGCAGAGAGATCAGGATAAAGACCAGCTCTGCGGCGTAGAGGTTGCCGAACAGTCGCAGTGAGAGCGACACCGGCTTGGCGATGAACTCCACGATGTTCAGGATCAGGTTGGCCGGCGCAAGCCAGGGGCCCAGCGGGTGGGTCACCCAGCTCTTGAGCCAGCCGCCAACGCCCTGACCCATCACGCCGTAGATGATGATCAGCGCCAGCACGCTCAGGGACAGGCCGAAGGTGAAGTTCAGGTCGACACTGGGAAGGATCTTCCAGTAATCCACTCCCACGGCCATCATGATGCTCGGCACCATGTCGATCGGCACAAGGTCCATCAGGTTTGACAGGAAGACCCAGCAGAAGATGGTCAGCGCCAGCGGCGCGATGACCTTGCTCTTCGCGTGGAAGGTCTCCTTCACCGTCTTGTCGATGAACTCGATCATGGCCTCGACGAAGTTCTGCAGCCCACCCGGTACGCCCGGTGTGGCCTGGCGGGCGGCCAGCCAGAAGACGTAGCAGAACAACGCACCGAGACCGAACGACATGATCAGGGTATCGATGTGGAGCGTCCAGAAGCCGGTGGCTTCCGAATCGATCGTACCCTCGGTCAGGTCCAGGCGAAGGTTGGTGAGGTGGTGCTGGATGTAGTCCGTCGCGTCGAACTCGCTGTCGGCGCTCATGGCAAACGTTGCTCCCCGGTTTGGTACCGCGCGGATGCGCTAGGTACGGAGGGCCCCCAAGAAGAAGAACCAGTAGGTGCCTAAGGCGGCTGCGTACGTTGTTATCAGCGGCACAAAGTGCCCGCTCAACCATCGGAGCGCGATAATAAAGAGCACCGCCGTGAGAATCAACTTCACGACCTCTCCGACGTAGAAGGCACGGAGCACCTGGCGGGGCGCTGTCCCCGGCGCCTTGGAGAAGACGTGAGCCGCATAGTAGGCGGACGGGACGATGGCGATGGCGGCACCGCACGCTGCGGCAATCGCCGACCAGCCACCATCCAGAAGCCAGAGGCCAGCGGCGATGGCACCGACACCGGCCTGGGCCAGGAGGACACCGAGCACGACCCGCAGTGCGGGTGCCCGGCTACGCCACATGCCCTGTGGTTCGTAGTCCTGATTGAGGGCTTCGCTCACTTCCACGCTGTACGCCCTACGGCATCGATAAGGGGCGGAGTCTAAACGGCGGCATCAGGGGGGTCAAATCAGGGCCGCTTAGTCAATGGATACGTCCGAGGATACCGTCCAGCTCCTCGAGGCTGCTGTAGCGGATGACCAGACGCCCCTTGCCCTGGCGGCGACTGTGCTGGATATCCACCGGCGCGCCGAGGCGGTCGGCGAGCGTATCGCGCAGGCGCTCGACGTCGGGATCCAGGCGCTTGCCCTCCCCCGCCGCCCCTTTGGCGTCGTCGGCGGAGGTGTCGGCTGCCTGCTGATAGCGCCGTACCAGGGTCTCGGTCTGACGCACGGTGAGGTGGTCACGGGCCACCCGGGCAGCCGCCTCGCTCTGGGCCGTGCCGGTCAGGCCAGCAAGCGCCTTGGCGTGCCCCGCCTCCAGGCGTCCCTCGCTGATCAACCGCTGAACGTCCTCGTTGAGCTCGAGCAGCCGCAGCAGGTTGGTCACCGATGTGCGGGATCGCCCGACGGCGTCCGCGGTTTTTTGATGGGACAGCCCGAACTCGTGAATCAGCCGCTGCAGCGCGCCGGCGGCCTCCAGCGGGTTGAGGTCTTCACGCTGCAGGTTCTCGATCAGGCCGACGGCGATGGCCGCCTCGTCGGGGATGTCGCGAACCAGCGCGGGCACCGTATCAATCCCAGCACGCTGAGCCGCCCGCCAGCGTCGCTCGCCAGCAATGATCTCGAAGCGTCCGGTATCCGTCGGGCGCACCACCAGCGGCTGGACGACGCCCTGGGCGCGGATGGAGTCGGCCAGCTCCTGGAGGGCCTGATCGTCGAAGTGGCGGCGCGGCTGGTGGGGGCCGCGTTCAAGCAGATCGACGGGCAGATCGCGAAGCTCGCCGCCATCCACCGGGTGACCGGCGGCGACGGCGCCGGGCTCGGCACCGAGCAGGGCATCCAGGCCGCGGCCGAGACCACGCTTCTTGTTCGACATACGTCTGCTCTCTCCTCGGGTTGCGGTGGGTCGCTCAGGCGGAGGCAGCGGTGGCCGCCTGACCGCTGCGGTGGCGTCGTTCCATCTCGGTGGCCAGGGCCATGTAGGCCAGGGCACCGCGCGACGCGCGGTCGTACGCCAGGGCCGGCAGGCCGTGGCTGGGCGCCTCGGCAAGGCGCACGTTGCGCGGGATCATGGTGCGGTAGAGCTGCGCCTCGAAGTGGGCCGCCAGCTGCTCGCCGACCTGATTGGCGAGGTTGTTGCGCGCGTCGTACATGGTGCGCAACAGACCATCGATGGCCAGATTCGGATTGGCCGCCGCCTGCACGCCGCGAACGGTATCGAGCAGCGCCGTCAGCCCTTCCAGGGCGAAGTACTCACACTGGATCGGGATGAGCACGCCGTGGGCGGCGACCAGGGCGTTCAGGGTCAGGATGTTCAGCGACGGCGGACAGTCGATGAGGATGTAGTCGTAGCGGTCGGCGACGCCACGAAGCTGACGGCTGAGTCGCTGTTCACGTCGATCGG encodes the following:
- the atpB gene encoding F0F1 ATP synthase subunit A, whose translation is MSADSEFDATDYIQHHLTNLRLDLTEGTIDSEATGFWTLHIDTLIMSFGLGALFCYVFWLAARQATPGVPGGLQNFVEAMIEFIDKTVKETFHAKSKVIAPLALTIFCWVFLSNLMDLVPIDMVPSIMMAVGVDYWKILPSVDLNFTFGLSLSVLALIIIYGVMGQGVGGWLKSWVTHPLGPWLAPANLILNIVEFIAKPVSLSLRLFGNLYAAELVFILISLLPWWIQWALGTPWAIFHILVVPLQAFIFMMLTVVYLAMAYEEH
- a CDS encoding ParB/RepB/Spo0J family partition protein, coding for MSNKKRGLGRGLDALLGAEPGAVAAGHPVDGGELRDLPVDLLERGPHQPRRHFDDQALQELADSIRAQGVVQPLVVRPTDTGRFEIIAGERRWRAAQRAGIDTVPALVRDIPDEAAIAVGLIENLQREDLNPLEAAGALQRLIHEFGLSHQKTADAVGRSRTSVTNLLRLLELNEDVQRLISEGRLEAGHAKALAGLTGTAQSEAAARVARDHLTVRQTETLVRRYQQAADTSADDAKGAAGEGKRLDPDVERLRDTLADRLGAPVDIQHSRRQGKGRLVIRYSSLEELDGILGRIH
- a CDS encoding ParA family protein yields the protein MGRIIAITNQKGGVGKTTTCVNLAASLAANRKRVLLIDLDPQGNATVGSGLDRREVSPTAYEVLAEQASVAEAVHGVAGAGFDVLPANGDLTAAEVELLEADRREQRLSRQLRGVADRYDYILIDCPPSLNILTLNALVAAHGVLIPIQCEYFALEGLTALLDTVRGVQAAANPNLAIDGLLRTMYDARNNLANQVGEQLAAHFEAQLYRTMIPRNVRLAEAPSHGLPALAYDRASRGALAYMALATEMERRHRSGQAATAASA
- a CDS encoding ATP synthase subunit I produces the protein MEVSEALNQDYEPQGMWRSRAPALRVVLGVLLAQAGVGAIAAGLWLLDGGWSAIAAACGAAIAIVPSAYYAAHVFSKAPGTAPRQVLRAFYVGEVVKLILTAVLFIIALRWLSGHFVPLITTYAAALGTYWFFFLGALRT